CACGATTTCTGTGGATAGCTTTGTGCAGAACTCTGTTGACAGGTGGGGAAAACTTTACCCGTCGCGTAAAGAGTGATTTCACAAAAAAAGATTAAGCCTATATAAATCATAGGGCTTCCTCGTAAAAGATCGGTTTTATACCCGCTGACATACTGCTGTCACAAAAGCCGGATGCACAACTGGTGAAAGATCGAACGCTTATCACGTTATCCACAGAATATGTCGATTAGTTAGGCTCGATCAGGGTAAAACTTGATAAACATGCCCACGTCAAGGCTGTAAATGGAAACAGTATTCGGTTAACCTGCGAGTTATCCCATATTTCTGTGGATAACTACCCCGGTGAACCTGTTCATTGTCGGTGACAAGCCGGGTAAAACCAAAGTACATCCCCGGTTTACTCGCCACAAACGCCATAAAAAAACACGATATATCATGCTATTATTAGCGTTACCCCCAAAGCGAATGCGGAAAGTGGCGGCGCAAAAATATTGCGTCTATTTTTTGAACAAATACGGAAGCGATGATGAATGATGTAATCGATCGAGTCCCTCCACCGCAAAATGAAGCTGAACTGCTGGCTCGCGCTACCGCCCTGGCAGGGTACACCCTGGGCGAGCTGGCATTACGTATCGGCTTACCGGTCCCGCGTAATTTGCAGCGGGATAAAGGCTGGGTCGGCATGCTGCTGGAACGTTATCTCGGCGCCAGCGCTGGCAGCAAACCGGAGCAGGACTTTGCCGAAATTGGCGTAGAGCTGAAAACGATCCCGGTCGATGCCGCAGGCCGTCCGCTGGAAACCACCTTTGTCTGCGTTGCGCCACTCACCGGCAACAGCGGAGTCACCTGGCTTAACAGCCATGTTCGCCATAAGCTGGCACGAGTGCTGTGGGTACCGGTTGAAGGCGAGCGCAGCATTGCGCTGGAACAGCGACGTGTCGGCGCAGCATTGTTATGGAGTCCGAATGCAGACGAAGAGCGGCAGCTGCAGAACGACTGGGAGGAGCTGATGGATATGATCGTACTAGGCCAGGTAGATCGGATCACCGCCCGTCACGGTGAGGTACTGCAAATACGCCCTAAGGCCGCCAACAGTAAAGCGCT
This DNA window, taken from Erwinia tasmaniensis Et1/99, encodes the following:
- the mutH gene encoding DNA mismatch repair endonuclease MutH, with amino-acid sequence MMNDVIDRVPPPQNEAELLARATALAGYTLGELALRIGLPVPRNLQRDKGWVGMLLERYLGASAGSKPEQDFAEIGVELKTIPVDAAGRPLETTFVCVAPLTGNSGVTWLNSHVRHKLARVLWVPVEGERSIALEQRRVGAALLWSPNADEERQLQNDWEELMDMIVLGQVDRITARHGEVLQIRPKAANSKALTEAIGRNGQPVMTLPRGFYLKKTFTAPLLARHFLL